One part of the Fusobacterium pseudoperiodonticum genome encodes these proteins:
- a CDS encoding MgtC/SapB family protein — MMHIFDILDKFLKIKFTGELTVEIVCFRLILAILFGGIVGYEREKNNRPAGFRTHILVCFGAAIVSMVQDQLRLNILDLASTEGSAVTSVIKTDLGRLGAQVISGVGFLGAGSIMKEKGETVGGLTTAAGIWATACVGLGIGWGFYNIAAVAVVFMIIIMVTLKKLESKLVKKTRLLKFEVKFFDSENFANGLIEAYEVFRQRSIKITEIDKYQDDALVTFTVSMRGRNNISDVVVSLSAIQNVEYVRDV, encoded by the coding sequence ATGATGCACATATTTGATATACTTGACAAGTTTTTAAAAATTAAATTCACAGGAGAATTAACTGTTGAGATTGTTTGTTTTAGACTAATATTAGCAATACTTTTTGGAGGTATTGTTGGTTATGAAAGAGAAAAAAATAACCGTCCTGCTGGTTTTAGAACTCATATTTTAGTTTGCTTTGGAGCAGCTATAGTATCTATGGTACAAGACCAATTGAGATTAAATATTTTAGATTTAGCTAGTACTGAAGGTTCTGCGGTAACTTCTGTTATAAAGACAGACTTAGGAAGACTTGGAGCACAAGTAATAAGTGGGGTTGGTTTCCTAGGTGCTGGAAGTATAATGAAAGAAAAAGGTGAAACAGTTGGAGGACTAACTACAGCTGCTGGAATATGGGCTACTGCCTGTGTTGGTTTAGGAATAGGTTGGGGATTCTATAATATAGCTGCTGTTGCAGTTGTATTTATGATAATTATTATGGTAACTCTTAAAAAACTTGAATCAAAATTGGTTAAAAAGACTAGACTTTTAAAATTTGAAGTAAAGTTTTTTGATTCAGAAAATTTTGCAAATGGACTTATAGAAGCCTATGAAGTGTTTAGACAAAGATCTATAAAAATAACTGAAATAGATAAATATCAAGATGATGCTTTAGTTACTTTTACTGTGAGTATGAGAGGTAGAAATAATATATCAGATGTGGTTGTTTCACTTTCAGCTATACAAAATGTTGAATATGTAAGGGATGTATAA
- a CDS encoding SDR family NAD(P)-dependent oxidoreductase codes for MKVFIIGGSSGIGLSLAKRYLSLGNEVAICGTNDEKLKKIEEVNKGLKLYKVDVRNKSDLKSAIEDFSQGNLDLIINSAGIYTNNRTTKLTNNEAFAMIDINLTGVINTFEAVRDMMFTNNKGHIAIVSSIAGLIDYPKASVYARTKLTIMGVCETYRAFFRDYNINITTIVPGYIATDKLKSLSKEDITNKPTVLSEEKSTDIIVKAINDKKEKVIYPLSMRILIAIITKLPKKLLTYLMIKQATWGEKDIRK; via the coding sequence ATGAAAGTTTTTATTATAGGTGGAAGTTCCGGTATAGGTCTTTCTCTTGCTAAAAGATATTTGTCCTTGGGCAATGAGGTTGCTATTTGTGGAACAAACGATGAAAAATTAAAAAAGATTGAGGAAGTTAATAAGGGATTAAAATTGTATAAGGTTGATGTTAGAAACAAAAGTGATTTAAAAAGTGCTATTGAAGATTTTTCACAAGGAAATTTAGATCTAATCATAAATTCTGCAGGTATATATACTAATAACAGAACTACAAAACTGACAAACAACGAAGCCTTTGCCATGATAGACATAAACTTAACAGGAGTTATCAATACTTTCGAAGCAGTAAGAGATATGATGTTTACAAATAATAAAGGGCATATTGCAATTGTTTCATCCATTGCAGGTCTTATTGACTATCCTAAAGCCTCTGTTTATGCAAGAACAAAACTAACAATAATGGGAGTTTGTGAAACATACAGAGCATTTTTTAGAGATTACAACATAAATATAACTACTATAGTTCCTGGCTATATAGCTACGGATAAGTTAAAATCTTTAAGTAAAGAAGATATAACAAATAAGCCTACTGTTCTTTCTGAGGAGAAATCAACAGATATAATAGTTAAGGCTATAAATGATAAAAAAGAAAAGGTAATATATCCTTTGAGTATGAGAATTTTAATTGCAATAATTACAAAATTACCTAAGAAGCTTTTAACCTATCTTATGATAAAACAAGCTACTTGGGGAGAAAAAGATATAAGGAAGTAA
- a CDS encoding Crp/Fnr family transcriptional regulator: MISKEDIRQLEAIFPFWFEINQSDRAKIILSSRVLSLKKEAIFFNSHELDGLLFLKSGRLRFFLSSLDARDLPLYYLKDNEVEFFEDFNNKLISPILDIAFVVERNSEVLLIPCSILNLFRKKYSIMERFLHDLTREKLSKSLLSLQNILLIPLKERLLNFLYSLKKNEISLTHEEIAKKLGSSREVISRNLKILEKENFLKMNRKKIIIIGRGEVL; the protein is encoded by the coding sequence ATGATTAGTAAAGAAGATATAAGACAACTTGAAGCCATCTTTCCTTTTTGGTTTGAAATAAATCAAAGTGATAGAGCTAAAATAATTCTTTCAAGTCGGGTTTTATCTTTAAAGAAGGAAGCTATCTTTTTTAATTCACATGAATTAGATGGACTTCTATTTCTAAAATCAGGAAGATTAAGATTCTTTTTATCATCTTTGGATGCAAGGGATTTACCTTTATATTATTTAAAAGATAATGAAGTTGAATTTTTTGAAGATTTTAATAATAAACTAATTTCTCCAATTTTAGATATTGCTTTTGTTGTTGAAAGAAATAGTGAAGTTCTTTTAATACCTTGTAGTATATTAAATCTTTTTAGAAAAAAATATAGTATAATGGAAAGATTTTTACATGATTTAACAAGAGAGAAATTATCAAAATCCTTATTATCTTTACAGAATATTTTATTAATACCACTTAAGGAAAGGTTATTAAATTTTTTATACAGTCTGAAAAAAAATGAGATATCTTTAACTCATGAAGAGATTGCTAAAAAATTAGGAAGTTCTAGAGAAGTTATCAGTAGAAATTTAAAAATTTTAGAAAAAGAAAATTTCTTAAAAATGAATAGGAAAAAAATAATTATAATAGGTCGAGGTGAAGTATTATGA
- a CDS encoding gamma-glutamyl-gamma-aminobutyrate hydrolase family protein, producing MKKPIIGISASMIFEEKDELFLGDKYSCVAHSYVDAIYKSGGIPVVLPILKDVSAIREQVKLLDGIVLSGGRDVDPHFYGEEPLEKLEAIFPERDVHETALIKTATDLKKPIFAICRGMQILNVVYGGTLYQDISYAPGEHIKHYQIGTPYQATHSIKIDKSSTLFRMADKLEVERVNSFHHQALKKLADGLKVVATAPDGIIEAVEGTNEDGMFILGVQFHPEMMYDKSTFARSMFKRFITICLESRPTDVILKDGLHHEEEYKTKEIADRIKELEEEEKKEFFKGDL from the coding sequence ATGAAAAAACCAATTATTGGAATTTCTGCAAGTATGATATTTGAAGAAAAAGATGAATTATTTTTGGGAGATAAATATTCCTGTGTTGCTCACTCTTATGTAGATGCTATTTATAAATCAGGTGGAATACCTGTTGTATTACCTATTTTAAAAGATGTTTCTGCAATAAGAGAACAAGTTAAATTATTAGATGGTATAGTTTTATCAGGTGGACGTGATGTGGATCCTCACTTCTATGGAGAAGAACCTTTAGAAAAATTAGAAGCTATTTTCCCTGAAAGAGATGTACATGAAACTGCTTTAATAAAGACAGCTACAGACTTAAAGAAACCTATTTTTGCAATATGTCGTGGTATGCAAATACTTAATGTTGTTTATGGAGGAACTTTATATCAAGATATTTCTTATGCTCCAGGAGAACATATAAAACATTATCAAATAGGAACACCTTATCAAGCAACACATTCTATAAAAATTGATAAGAGTTCAACTTTATTTAGAATGGCTGATAAATTAGAAGTTGAAAGAGTTAACTCTTTCCACCATCAAGCATTAAAAAAATTAGCAGATGGACTTAAAGTTGTAGCTACTGCTCCTGATGGAATAATAGAAGCGGTTGAAGGAACTAATGAAGATGGAATGTTTATACTTGGAGTACAATTTCACCCAGAAATGATGTATGATAAAAGTACTTTTGCTAGATCAATGTTTAAGAGATTTATTACTATCTGTTTAGAAAGCAGACCAACAGATGTAATTCTAAAAGATGGACTTCATCATGAAGAAGAGTATAAAACAAAAGAAATAGCTGATAGAATAAAAGAGCTTGAAGAAGAAGAAAAAAAGGAATTTTTTAAAGGGGATTTATAA
- a CDS encoding LytR/AlgR family response regulator transcription factor: MISCIIVEDELPAREELKYFIDEEKEIKLIAEFDNPLDTLTFLEKNAVDAIFLDINMPDMNGISLGKIITKMYPDTKIIFITAYKDYAVDAFEIKAYDYLLKPYSESRIRNLLKSLVNIKNETVNTVKNNNLKKITINMDERLYVISLDDVDYIEADEKETLIFSNQKKYISKIKISKWEEMLKGNNFYRCHRSFIINLDKITEIEQWFNSSWIIKIKNYPTAIPVSRNNIKELKELFLG, from the coding sequence ATGATTAGTTGCATTATAGTTGAAGACGAGCTCCCTGCAAGGGAAGAGTTAAAATATTTTATAGATGAAGAAAAGGAAATTAAACTTATTGCTGAATTTGATAATCCTTTAGATACTTTGACATTTTTGGAAAAAAATGCTGTTGATGCTATTTTTCTAGATATCAATATGCCTGATATGAATGGAATTAGTTTGGGAAAAATAATTACAAAGATGTATCCTGATACGAAAATTATTTTTATTACAGCCTATAAAGATTATGCTGTTGATGCTTTTGAAATAAAAGCCTATGACTATCTTTTAAAGCCTTATTCAGAAAGTAGGATAAGAAATCTTTTAAAATCTCTAGTCAATATAAAAAATGAGACTGTAAATACAGTTAAAAATAATAATTTAAAGAAAATTACTATCAATATGGATGAAAGGCTTTATGTCATCTCATTAGATGATGTTGATTATATAGAGGCTGATGAAAAAGAAACTTTGATTTTCTCTAATCAAAAGAAATATATAAGCAAAATTAAAATTTCAAAGTGGGAAGAAATGCTAAAAGGAAATAATTTTTATCGTTGTCATCGTTCTTTCATAATAAATTTAGATAAGATAACAGAGATAGAACAATGGTTTAACTCATCTTGGATAATAAAAATTAAAAATTATCCCACAGCTATTCCTGTAAGTAGAAACAATATCAAAGAATTGAAAGAATTATTTTTAGGTTAA
- a CDS encoding sensor histidine kinase: MNIQFISHLISNIGCSAIIAFFFIKIDKANIIIKSKAKTKKDIVALSFFFSLLSISGTYIGLNFNGAILNTRNIGVVAGGLLGGPYVAAITGLIAGIHRAIVNLGRETAIPCAIATTIGGFLTAYVSRFAKNKDRMFFAFLLAFVVENLSMALILLIQKDKALAQSIVKNFYIPMVFMNSVGASVLILLVEDIIQKSELIAGNQAKLALEIANKTLPYFRNTENLSEVCKIIANSLGARATVITDTKEIIAGFSTDKSVINRSNIRSNNTREVLKTGEVMLVIKDDEDEIIEDFFYISPHIKSCIILPLKEKNDVSGTLKIFFDTAEKITEKNRYLMIGLSHLISTQMEISKVENLISLLKYSELKALQSQINPHFLFNVLNTMTSLIRTNPEKAREVTIDLSNYLRYNLDNNLKSVELIKELNQIDTYIKIEKARFGDKLNIIYDVDESLYNFQIPSLIIQPLVENSIKHGILKKRDNGFVKIIVKKIDKDIEVAIEDDGVGIEQVVIDNLDKKIEENIGLKNVHQRLKLLYGEGLNITKLEQGTRIKFKILGGVKYD; encoded by the coding sequence ATGAATATACAATTTATTTCACACTTAATAAGTAATATTGGTTGTTCTGCAATAATTGCCTTTTTCTTTATTAAAATAGATAAGGCAAATATAATTATAAAAAGTAAGGCAAAAACTAAAAAAGATATAGTAGCTCTATCTTTTTTCTTCTCATTACTTTCTATCAGTGGAACTTATATAGGACTAAATTTTAATGGTGCTATCTTAAACACAAGAAATATAGGAGTTGTTGCTGGAGGACTTCTAGGAGGTCCTTATGTTGCGGCAATCACAGGTCTTATTGCTGGAATACATAGAGCTATTGTTAATCTTGGTAGAGAAACAGCTATTCCTTGTGCTATTGCAACTACAATAGGTGGATTTCTAACTGCTTATGTTTCTCGTTTTGCTAAAAATAAAGATAGAATGTTTTTTGCCTTTCTTCTAGCCTTTGTTGTTGAAAATTTAAGTATGGCTTTAATTTTATTGATACAAAAAGATAAGGCTTTAGCTCAAAGTATAGTTAAAAATTTCTATATTCCCATGGTATTTATGAACTCTGTTGGAGCTTCTGTTCTTATTCTACTTGTTGAAGACATCATTCAAAAAAGTGAACTTATAGCTGGTAATCAAGCAAAACTTGCCTTAGAAATAGCAAATAAGACTCTTCCTTACTTTAGAAATACAGAAAATCTTAGTGAAGTTTGTAAGATAATTGCTAATTCTTTAGGAGCAAGAGCCACAGTAATAACAGATACAAAAGAAATTATTGCAGGATTTTCTACAGATAAGTCTGTAATAAACAGAAGTAATATTAGAAGTAACAATACTAGGGAAGTTTTAAAGACTGGTGAAGTTATGCTTGTTATAAAAGATGATGAAGATGAAATTATAGAAGATTTCTTCTATATTTCTCCTCATATAAAATCTTGTATCATTTTACCCTTAAAAGAAAAAAATGATGTATCAGGAACTTTAAAGATATTTTTCGATACTGCAGAAAAAATAACAGAAAAAAATAGATATTTAATGATAGGTCTATCTCATCTTATTTCAACTCAAATGGAAATTAGTAAGGTAGAAAATTTAATATCACTACTTAAATATTCTGAGTTAAAGGCTTTACAATCTCAAATAAACCCACATTTTCTATTTAATGTGCTAAATACTATGACTTCTCTTATCAGAACTAATCCTGAAAAGGCTAGAGAAGTTACTATAGATTTATCAAATTATTTAAGATATAATTTGGATAATAATTTAAAAAGTGTGGAATTAATAAAGGAATTAAATCAAATTGATACTTATATTAAAATAGAAAAAGCTAGATTTGGTGATAAATTAAATATAATTTATGATGTTGATGAAAGCTTATATAATTTTCAAATACCTAGTTTAATTATACAACCTCTTGTTGAAAATAGTATAAAACATGGTATTTTAAAAAAGAGAGATAATGGCTTTGTAAAAATTATTGTAAAAAAAATTGATAAAGATATAGAAGTTGCAATTGAAGATGATGGAGTTGGAATAGAACAAGTTGTAATAGATAATTTAGATAAAAAAATTGAAGAAAATATAGGTCTAAAGAATGTTCATCAAAGATTGAAACTTCTTTATGGTGAAGGTCTAAATATAACAAAATTAGAACAAGGAACAAGGATAAAATTTAAAATACTTGGAGGTGTAAAATATGATTAG
- a CDS encoding carbon starvation CstA family protein, protein MYSFIGSIIALVLGYFIYGKFVEGVFGIDASKATPAERLADGVDYMEMSWTKAFLIQFLNIAGTGPIFGAVAGALWGPAAFIWIVFGCIFAGSVHDFLLGMMSLRRDGASVSEIVGENLGLTAKQIMRVFSVVLLLLVGVVFIMSPAQILKDITGISYEVWLAIIIIYYLCATVLPIDAIIGKIYPVFGLSLLVMALGIGGGLIITNANIPEIAFVNMNPTGRSIFPYLCITIACGAISGFHATQSPMMARCLRTEKDGRKVFYGAMISEGIIALIWAAAAMSFFGGIPQLAEAGTAAVVVNKISVGILGKVGGALALLGVVACPITSGDTAFRSARLTIADSLKYKQGPIVNRFVVAIPLFVLGIALCFIPFNVIWRYFGWANQTLATIALWAAVKYLANRGKNFWIALIPAMFMTVVVTSYILAAPEGFVRFFGDKDIKVIEHIAIIVGCVVSLGCTAAFFMSNKKANLITE, encoded by the coding sequence ATGTATAGTTTTATAGGATCGATAATAGCTTTAGTGCTAGGTTATTTTATTTATGGTAAATTTGTTGAAGGAGTTTTTGGTATAGATGCTTCAAAGGCTACACCTGCAGAAAGATTAGCAGATGGTGTTGACTATATGGAAATGAGTTGGACAAAGGCCTTTCTTATTCAATTTCTTAATATAGCTGGTACAGGACCAATATTTGGAGCAGTTGCTGGAGCATTATGGGGGCCAGCTGCATTTATTTGGATAGTATTTGGTTGTATCTTTGCAGGTTCAGTTCACGATTTTCTTTTAGGAATGATGTCTTTGAGAAGAGATGGAGCATCTGTTTCTGAAATAGTTGGAGAAAATCTAGGATTAACTGCAAAACAAATAATGAGAGTTTTCTCTGTTGTACTTTTACTATTAGTTGGAGTTGTATTTATAATGAGTCCTGCTCAAATATTAAAAGATATAACAGGAATAAGCTATGAAGTTTGGTTAGCGATTATCATAATATATTATCTTTGTGCAACAGTTTTACCGATTGATGCAATTATTGGTAAAATTTATCCTGTGTTTGGATTATCACTTTTAGTAATGGCATTAGGAATTGGTGGAGGATTAATTATTACAAATGCAAATATTCCTGAAATTGCTTTTGTAAATATGAATCCAACAGGAAGATCAATTTTTCCTTATCTATGTATAACAATAGCTTGTGGAGCAATCAGTGGTTTCCATGCTACTCAATCTCCTATGATGGCTAGATGTTTAAGAACAGAAAAAGATGGAAGAAAAGTTTTCTATGGTGCAATGATATCTGAAGGAATTATAGCTCTTATTTGGGCTGCTGCTGCAATGTCATTCTTTGGGGGAATTCCACAACTTGCTGAAGCAGGAACAGCTGCAGTTGTAGTTAATAAAATATCAGTTGGAATCTTAGGAAAAGTTGGAGGAGCATTAGCTTTACTTGGAGTTGTTGCTTGTCCTATAACTTCTGGAGATACAGCATTTAGAAGTGCAAGACTTACTATTGCTGACTCTTTAAAATATAAACAAGGACCTATCGTAAATAGATTTGTTGTTGCAATTCCTTTATTCGTATTAGGTATTGCATTATGTTTTATCCCATTCAATGTTATCTGGAGATACTTTGGTTGGGCAAACCAAACTCTTGCTACAATAGCTCTATGGGCAGCTGTTAAATACTTAGCAAACAGAGGAAAGAACTTCTGGATTGCTTTAATACCAGCAATGTTCATGACAGTGGTTGTAACTTCTTATATTCTTGCGGCACCTGAAGGATTTGTAAGATTCTTTGGAGATAAAGATATAAAAGTTATTGAACACATTGCAATAATAGTTGGATGTGTTGTGTCTTTAGGATGTACAGCTGCATTCTTTATGTCAAACAAAAAAGCAAATTTAATCACTGAATAA
- a CDS encoding OmpA family protein, whose product MKNRKIIASCMLALSLVGCTGFEAGNGGYTTAGGAGGAAVGALAGQIIGKDTKGTLIGAAVGSLLGMGWGAYKDNQARELKAALKGTQAEVRNDGNALVVNLPGGVTFASDSANISSGFYYALNGIAQTLVRYPETRIQVNGYTDSTGGDAHNQELSQRRANSVAQYLISQGVSSNRIVANGFGSSNPIASNATPEGRQANRRVEVRILPAQ is encoded by the coding sequence ATGAAAAACAGAAAAATAATAGCAAGTTGTATGCTAGCTTTATCTTTAGTAGGATGTACTGGTTTTGAAGCTGGTAATGGTGGATATACTACTGCAGGAGGAGCAGGAGGAGCAGCTGTTGGTGCTCTAGCTGGACAAATAATAGGAAAAGATACAAAAGGAACTCTTATAGGAGCAGCTGTAGGATCACTACTTGGAATGGGTTGGGGAGCTTACAAAGACAATCAAGCAAGAGAGTTAAAAGCTGCACTTAAAGGAACTCAAGCTGAAGTTAGAAATGATGGAAATGCTTTAGTTGTTAACCTTCCAGGAGGAGTAACTTTTGCAAGTGATAGTGCAAACATATCATCTGGTTTCTATTATGCACTAAATGGAATAGCTCAAACTTTAGTAAGATATCCTGAAACAAGAATACAAGTAAATGGATACACTGATAGTACAGGTGGAGATGCTCATAACCAAGAATTATCTCAAAGAAGAGCAAACTCTGTAGCTCAATATTTAATATCACAAGGTGTTTCTTCTAACAGAATAGTTGCTAATGGATTCGGAAGCTCAAATCCTATAGCTTCTAATGCAACTCCAGAAGGAAGACAAGCAAACAGAAGAGTTGAAGTAAGAATACTTCCAGCTCAATAA
- a CDS encoding acetyl-CoA hydrolase/transferase family protein, with protein MEKWQEKYKAKICSPDEAIQKIKSAKRISFGHICSESSVLTEALIRNKKLFKKLEIDHLLSIGKCEYAKEENSEYFHHNALFIGPKTREAANSSYGDYTPIFFYETAKIFGKDGDLSPDAMLLQVSTPDEHGYCSYGLSCDYTKSATESAKIVVAQINKFVPRTLGNCFIHIDDIDYIILEDTPIPEIPAPVVEELEEKIGANCASLINDGDTLQLGIGAIPFAVLNFLKDKKDLGIHSEMVSDGIVDLIQAGVITNKKKNFNPNKVIATFLLGTKKLYDYANNNPAIELHPVNYVNNPIIIAQNNNMISINSAIQVDLMGQVNAEYINSKQFSGPGGQVDFVRGATMSSGGKSIIALPSTTANEKISRIVFTFEEGVPVTTSRNDVDYIITEYGIAHLKGKTLRERAKLLIELAHPKFREELRKRAIEKFEIL; from the coding sequence ATGGAAAAATGGCAAGAAAAATATAAGGCAAAAATTTGTAGTCCTGATGAGGCTATCCAAAAAATAAAATCTGCGAAAAGAATTAGCTTTGGACATATATGTTCAGAATCGTCTGTTTTAACAGAGGCATTAATTAGAAATAAAAAGCTATTTAAAAAATTAGAAATTGATCACTTATTATCAATTGGTAAATGTGAATATGCTAAAGAAGAAAATTCAGAATATTTTCATCATAATGCTCTATTTATAGGTCCAAAAACAAGAGAAGCTGCTAATAGTTCTTATGGAGATTATACTCCTATTTTCTTCTATGAAACAGCTAAAATATTTGGAAAAGATGGAGATTTATCTCCAGATGCTATGTTACTTCAAGTTTCAACTCCTGATGAACATGGTTACTGTAGTTATGGACTTTCATGCGATTACACTAAATCTGCTACTGAAAGTGCAAAGATTGTTGTTGCTCAAATAAATAAATTTGTTCCTAGAACTTTAGGAAATTGTTTTATCCATATAGATGATATTGACTATATAATTCTAGAAGATACACCTATTCCTGAAATTCCAGCTCCAGTGGTAGAAGAATTAGAAGAAAAAATAGGTGCTAATTGTGCGAGCCTAATAAATGATGGTGATACTTTACAATTAGGAATAGGAGCTATTCCTTTTGCTGTTTTAAATTTTCTTAAAGATAAAAAAGATTTAGGAATACATTCTGAGATGGTTTCAGATGGTATAGTAGATTTAATTCAAGCAGGGGTTATAACTAATAAAAAGAAAAATTTTAATCCTAATAAAGTTATAGCTACATTCTTACTTGGTACAAAAAAGTTATATGATTATGCTAATAACAACCCTGCTATAGAGTTACATCCAGTAAACTATGTAAATAACCCTATCATCATAGCTCAAAATAATAATATGATTTCTATTAATTCAGCAATACAAGTTGATTTAATGGGACAAGTTAATGCTGAATATATTAACTCTAAACAATTTAGTGGGCCTGGAGGACAAGTCGATTTTGTTAGAGGAGCAACTATGTCTAGTGGAGGTAAGTCAATTATTGCTTTACCTTCCACAACAGCTAATGAAAAAATCTCAAGAATAGTTTTTACTTTTGAAGAAGGAGTTCCTGTTACTACAAGTAGAAATGATGTTGACTATATAATTACAGAGTATGGTATTGCTCATTTAAAGGGTAAAACTTTAAGAGAAAGAGCAAAACTTTTAATAGAATTAGCTCATCCAAAGTTCAGAGAAGAGTTAAGAAAAAGAGCTATAGAAAAATTTGAAATATTATAA
- a CDS encoding N-glycosylase/DNA lyase, with the protein MKKNEYFKEIEKIYKEIKGDIKKRLEEFKNIWEKGSNKDIHLELSFCILTPQSKALNAWQAITNLKKDDLIFKGSAEELVEYLNIVRFKNNKAKYLVELREQMTKKGKIITKDFFNSLPTVYEKRDWIVKNIKGMSYKEAGHFLRNVGFGADVAILDRHILKNLVKLEVIDELPKTLSPKLYLEIEEKMRKYCEFVKIPMDEMDLLLWYKEAGVIFK; encoded by the coding sequence ATGAAAAAAAACGAATATTTTAAAGAAATTGAAAAAATTTATAAGGAAATAAAAGGTGATATAAAAAAAAGATTAGAAGAATTTAAAAATATTTGGGAAAAAGGTTCTAACAAAGATATACATTTAGAACTATCTTTTTGTATATTAACACCTCAATCTAAAGCATTGAATGCTTGGCAAGCTATAACAAACCTTAAGAAAGATGATTTAATCTTCAAAGGAAGTGCAGAAGAACTTGTAGAATACTTAAATATAGTGAGATTTAAAAATAATAAGGCTAAGTATCTTGTAGAGTTAAGAGAACAAATGACAAAAAAAGGTAAGATAATAACTAAAGATTTCTTTAATTCACTTCCAACTGTATATGAAAAAAGAGATTGGATAGTAAAAAATATTAAAGGAATGTCATATAAGGAAGCTGGACATTTTTTAAGAAATGTAGGTTTTGGAGCAGATGTTGCTATACTTGATAGACATATATTAAAAAATTTAGTCAAATTAGAGGTTATAGATGAGCTACCGAAGACTTTAAGTCCTAAACTATATTTAGAAATAGAAGAAAAAATGAGAAAATACTGTGAATTTGTAAAGATTCCTATGGATGAGATGGATCTATTACTTTGGTATAAAGAGGCAGGAGTGATATTTAAATGA
- a CDS encoding type IV secretion protein Rhs, with amino-acid sequence MTFSEEIENEIKEFINEIGNICYYPDSNYGVEYLNNNFSFLGTKIDLSKENNYTSHDFKKNDFLDMIKFFEFKDIKEKILTSNEIHYIGDGITNSELVFSGKDFFKVLEFLFENVPEHHYFFDEDKKWCLLIATEGWIAYGEKSIER; translated from the coding sequence ATGACATTTAGTGAAGAGATTGAAAATGAAATAAAAGAATTTATAAATGAAATAGGAAATATTTGTTATTATCCTGATAGTAATTATGGTGTAGAATATTTAAATAATAACTTTAGTTTTTTAGGAACAAAAATAGATTTATCAAAAGAAAATAATTATACAAGTCATGATTTTAAAAAGAATGACTTTTTAGATATGATAAAATTTTTTGAATTTAAAGATATAAAAGAAAAGATATTAACAAGTAATGAAATTCATTATATTGGAGATGGAATAACAAATAGTGAATTAGTATTTTCAGGAAAAGATTTTTTTAAGGTTTTAGAATTTCTTTTTGAAAATGTACCAGAACATCATTATTTTTTTGATGAAGATAAGAAGTGGTGTTTACTTATAGCAACAGAAGGTTGGATAGCTTATGGAGAAAAATCTATAGAAAGATAA